The Kaistella daneshvariae genomic sequence GAATGTTTCGGATTTGGTGTTGCGTGAGAATCCAACAATTCCGGGTATACATTTTCCCATGCATAAGATTCCTCAGTTTTAGGGGCATCAAAGGCGAAAATAATGAAGATAATCGCTTCAGTAATCAAACCGATTGCTAAAGTTACGTTTCCGGTGAGCGGTCCAAGACTCCAGTGAGTCATTTTGAAAAGTGCTCCAATAATTACGATTGCTGCTCCAAAGGAGTAGATAAAATTGTACGTTGCTTCTTTAGTTTTAAACATGAGGTGTAGAGTTTATTTTTTAGTATTTGATTTTTTGCTCTTATCTGGTTCTTTTTTTGAATTTTACCGATCCGTCAGGAATATCCTGAACAGTTCTGAAACCTATGTAACTTCTGGCTGAATCTTTTCTTTCAAAGTCTCTGTAACCGGTCATCAGTAAGTAACCAACATCTTTCCAGGAACCACCTCGTACCGATTTTCTTGGTTCTTTGGCTGCTTCACCCGCTAAATATGGGTTTAAAGTCGATGCAAACTGATAAGTTGAATTGTTGTACGGTGACTGCGTCCATTCCGATACGTTACCGGCCATGTCATAAAGACCAAAACCGTTTCTGTGGAAAGACTTAACAGGCGCGGTATAAGTCCAGCCTTTTTTATCATCTTCAATATAGTTACCACGTCTCGGCTTAAAATTCGCTAAGTAGCAACCTCTGTCATCCTGCAAGTATGGCCCACCCCAAGGGTAAGTTGCGTTTTCTTTTCCACCTCTGGCAGCATATTCCCACTCTGCTTCGGTTGGAAGTCTGAAAGCCATCGGTTTCTGTTTTTTTCTTTTTAAAGACTCGTTGTAGTCCGATTTCAATTTAGAACGGAAGTTACAGAAAGCACGTGCCTGATCCCAAGTTACCCCTACAACAGGATAATCTTTGTAAGACTTATGCCAGAAATAACCATCATATAACGGCTCGTTGTAAGCATAGCTGAAATCTTTAATCCACACGGTGGTATCCGGATAAACTGCTATACTTTCTTTTTTCAGATAATTAGCACCACGCGAATTGTCTTTAACAGCCTGTGCCATATCTTCCCACTGGAATGCGTACTGTAATTTTCGGGTATCAATAAGTCTTTCGTTATTAATTCTTTCTGCTTGCGGAATATACATTGATTCTAAAATCTCTGCATATTGTGCATCTGGATAATCATTGGTATTCCATTTCAAAGGAACGCTCCAGTCTAATTTTTTAGATTCATCATAACCGTCACGGCCACCTTGTGATTCTAAATATTCCTGATATGCAGTTCTGTTGTCACCTGCTTTTTTAGAGGCATAGGCATAATCAGTAATAGAAGTACCGTTTCCTCCTCCACTACCATCGCCGGCAGCTTCAGCTAAAAGAGATCTTGCAATAGAGTCGCGTACATAGTCAACAAAAACTTTATACTGACCGTTGGTAATTTCTGTTTCATCCATAAAGAATGAGGAAACCGTTACGGTTTTAAGGGGAGCTTTTTCTGGTGTATTGGTAAAATCCTGGTCAGCTAAACCCATAACGAATGATCCTGCAGGAATGGCGACCATACCGTAGGGACGTTCTGCGGTGAACGATTTTCCCGTCCGTTTAGCAATGAGTTCACCCTTTGAACCGGGCTTCCCAGCTGAACCTCCTCCTCTGGAGCACGATATAACAGCTGATGCTGATAATAATATTAGAAGTACTCTTTTCATTCTATAATTGAAATTAAGCGGTAAATATATAATTTTTTGTAAAAAACAACTAAGCTTTTTTTTCAGAAACGCGAAATTGTAAGTTATATTTTATTTTTAAGGAACTTTACTCTACAGTTACGGATTTTGCAAGATTTCTAGGCTGATCAACATTCGCGCCACGATATACTGCTATGTAGTAAGACAATAGCTGAAGCGGAATGGATGCAATAATGGGAGAGAAACATTCTGAAGTTTCCGGAAACTCAATCACAAAGTCTGCTACAGAGCTTACCTGAGTATCACCTTTGTTAACCAGGGCGATAACGCGACCTTTTCTCGCTTTGATTTCCTGAACATTGCTCACAATCTTATCATAATGTCCCTGTTTAGGAGCAATAATCACAATTGGCATGTTTTCGTCTATCAATGCGATCGGGCCATGCTTCATCTCGGCAGCCGGATATCCTTCTGCATGGATGTAAGAGATTTCCTTTAATTTTAAGGCACCCTCCAAAGCTGCAGGGAAATTGTAACCTCTACCTAAATAAAGGAAATTCTGTGCTTCAATGAAGTTTTTTGCAATTTCTTTCACCTGTTCATTGGTGGTTTCCAAAACCTCCTGAACTTTTTTCGGAAGACTGTCCAATTCGGTAATCAAACGCATAAACTCCTGATTGCTTAATTTTCCGTTGTGTTTACCTAATTTCAAGGCGATCAGTGAAAGAACAGTCAATTGTGCGGTAAAGGCTTTTGTAGACGCAACGCCAATTTCTGGACCTGCATGGGTATAGGAGCCGGCATCAGTAACGCGGGAAATAGATGAATCTACCACGTTACAAATTCCGTATACGAACGCACCTTTTTCTTTCGCCATTTTAATAGCTGCCATAGTATCTGCAGTTTCACCAGACTGGGAAATTGCGATTACAATGTCTTTTTCGCTGATGATAGGATTTCTGTATCGGAACTCCGATGCATATTCTACTTCTACCGGAATTCTTGCAAATTCTTCAATTAAGTATTCGCCGATCAGACCTGCATGCCATGAAGTTCCGCAGGCGATAATCGTAATTTTTTGTGCCTGGTTTAATCGCTCTAAGTGATCCCAAATACCAGCCATTTTAATGATTCCCTCTTCAACCAACAATCTACCTCTTAAGGTATCATGAATGGATTTTGGCTGTTCGAAAATCTCTTTAAGCATAAAATGCTCATATCCTCCTTTTTCAATTTGCTCCAAACTTAATTTCAGCTGTTGAACTTCCGGGGTAATTTTTACATTGTCTTTTATGTTTCTGATGTCAACACCTTTCTCTAAAGAGATAGTCGCCATATGGCCTTCTTCCAGATATACTGCTTCTTTGGTAAATTCCACAAAAGGTGAAGCATCCGAAGCGATAAAATATTCATTGGTTCCTAAACCTATTGCTAAAGGTGATCCTAATCTCGCAACTACTAAAAGTCCCGGAAAATCATCGTGCATTACAGTAATTGCGTAAGCACCGTAAACTTCGTTTAAAGCATATCGCACCGCCGTCGGAAAATCAAAATCTTTATTCACGTCCATGACGTATTCGATAAGATTTACCAAAACTTCAGTGTCTGTTTCAGATTTAAAAGTAAAGCCTTTTTCGGTAAGCATTATTTTAATGGTATCATAATTTTCAATGATTCCATTATGAACCAAGGCAATTCTACCATTATTAGATAAATGTGGATGAGAATTGCTGTCGCTTGGTACACCGTGTGTGGCCCAACGGGTATGGCCCATTCCAACGTTTGCTTTTCCGGCAAGATTTTTTGAAATAGCAACTAAATCATCAACTTTACCTTTTGTTTTAGCAACCTCAAAGCTTGTATCGTCACCATCAAGCACAATGCCTGCGCTGTCATATCCTCTATATTCTAATCTCCGCAGTCCGTTGATGACTACTTCATATGCATCCTGAAAGCCAGTGTATCCTACAATTCCACACATATTTTAATAAATTTTTTTTAGTTATTTTTTACCGTACGTTAATATCAGTTTTGCGCTTTTTTCATTTCCGGGGTCTGTGCCTACAAATACCGCACGGTTTGGCGTATAGGCTCTTGTTGTAAAGTTCTGCGGTCCTTGGGTAGCATTAAGTGTTCCAATTAAGTTTCCAGCCGCATCCTTAGAATAATCTCCAACATTCACAATAAAGTGTGCAGTGGTCGGCGCGCCTTTTTCCACCACGTTCTTGAAGGTTTGCGTGATTCCGATGTCATAGTACGCCGGATTTTTTTCAAGATCATACGCTTTCACCAGGTTATAAATACCGGTGGTATATAAGGCACTGAGATCTACCAAAAACGTATTTAGGTCTACCTTGTTTACTTTTTGTTTAACCACAAAATTTAGTGGTTTTTATAATTGTTACTCCAGTTTTCCACATCGGTATAGATCCTCATTTTAGCGGCAATAATTCCGATTTTATCTTTTTCGTACATCGTTCTGACTGAAGCGATGGTTTCTTCTGGAACTCTTAAACCGATGCCCGGTCCACCCATTCCCTGTGCGTACACTTTAGGTGCACCGTTAATCGTGTCACTCACGGCTACAGCTGCAGCAGAAGGCGTTCCCGCACGGTCATTAATAATTTGGTTAAAATGGGTATTTCCTGCACCCGCGTTTAAAACAAAAACAGATTGCGGTCTTGTGGTAGTGGACCCTTCCACTTTATCGCTTTTATAATAAAGGTTGATTTCTACCGTATTTGGGTCGAAATTAAAAATATAACCGTCATTTTCGGTTACAGATACTTTTATCCCTTTAATATACCGGATAAATGAAGCAACGTCTGCAAGCTCCGGTGATTTCGATTTATTAATGATTTTAGTCTGGAAAAAAGCGTTATCCAAAGGAATTCTAATCGCCGGCGTTCTCTCGTATAAAACCGAATTGTCAGTATCTTTAGTAACTTTAACCGAAGAAATTGAACCATCGAAAACCTGCGTGCCTAAAGTTTCACCCGTAGATACGGTTTTGTTAGAACGAATTTGCCGGTCATTTGCACCTAAAAACTCAGTTACTTCTTCAACTTTGATATTAAGCAGTCTTTTGGCTTTGCCATATTTCGTAACCGGATAAGTGTTTACCACCTTTTTAGCAGCAACCGCACCATCCGGAAAAACATAATCTTCAGTGGTGGTAGTCGTTACAGAATCTGCCGCGTAAGCCGGTTTTAAAACCAAAACCGCAGAATCCAAAACCGCGTTTGTGCCAAAATCAGGGCTTGTACTGCTCAAACGGATTTGGGTTACATAAGATGATTTTTGAAGTCCGAACTGCGGCTCGGTGAACGCACCAAGAGTAGCGCTTTGTAAGCGGGAACCATCCGTGCGGATGGTATCATTATTATTTACAGTATACGCAATCAGCGGATAGCTTTTTTGAGTGGCTTCAGCACCGTCCTGGAAAAACTGAGATCCCAACTGATCAGGATCCGGCTCACAACTCCACAATATTACGCTTCCGAGCGCTAAAACTGCAGCAGCTCTGAATATCTTTTGAAAATTTTTTATCATTAAATAAAAATTGTTTAGTATAAATTAAGAATTGCTTCAGGATCAAGATATTCCGACTTGGTAGAAGTAGATTTTTCGAAACCTGCTTCCAGATCGTCCTGTAGGAACTCGTCCCCTTTTACCACAACGTCTACCAAATTCATACTTTCAATCACGAAATTATGAAAATTTGGATTTTTAAACGCAGATAAGCCGGTAATATTGTCGAATTTCATTTTTTCTTCAACAGACTCCGACAAAGGCAAATTCTCCTCATTATAAACCGATAGAACCAGCTTAGTATCGTTAAAGTAAGAGTCGTTTTTGTAAAAACTCTTCAAATAAACCGGAATAAATGAAGCCATCCAGCCGTTCAGGTGAATCACATCAGGAACCCAGTTGAGTTTTTTAATGGTCTCAATCACCCCGCGTGCGAAAAAGATCGCGCGTTCATCATTGTCCGGGAAAGCCGCTCCGGTTTCATCGATATAGAATTGTTTTCTCTTGAAATACTCCTCATTATCAATGAAATAAACCTGTAGCCTTTCGCCGGGAAGCGAGGCCACTTTGATAATTAAAGGCTGGTCTAAATCATTAATAATAATGTTCATTCCCGAAAGACGGATTACTTCATGCAGCTGAAATTTTCTTTCGCTAATCTGGCCAAATCTTGGCATAAATACCCGGACGTCATTTCCCTCCTGATGCATTTTGAGCGCCATCTTGCTCACCATAGTCGCCATGTTGCTATCTTCCTGATACGGAAACATCTCTGTGGTTACGTACAAAATCTTTTGGTTCGGCATAAATTCAATCGTTCTTCTAATTTTACAGCAGAAAATTCTACCGCGCAAATTTACAAAATTTAAACTAATATCACTCTATTTAACATAATATTAGTCTGAGTAGGGCTTTATTGCTGCTATTGGTAAATAATTACTAAAAATAAGCCGGTATTTTTAAACAGAATTGTTATTTTTACAAGGATAATCACAATTTGTATGGAAATATTTACCGCCAAAAAACCTTTCACCGATTTCATCGAACGGCAGAAAGAAATGGGAAAAAAAATTGGCTTTGCTCCCACTATGGGCGCGCTTCATCAGGGCCACCTGTCGCTCTACTCGCGTGCAAAAAAGGAAAATGATCTTATTATTGCCTCTATTTTTGTTAATCCTACACAATTCAACAATCCTCAGGACTTAGAAAAATATCCCCGAACAGTTGAACGCGACCTGAAATTACTGGAACAAACCGGTGAAGTTGATGCGGTTTACCTACCAGAAACCACAGATATTTATCCCGATGGCTTGAAAAGCAAATCCTATGATTTCGATGGTCTTGAAGACGTAATGGAAGGAAAATCTCGGCCCGGCCATTTCGACGGTGTTGGAACTGTTGTAGAGGAACTTTTGCGGCAGGTGCAGCCGGATAATGCGTACTTTGGCGAAAAAGATTATCAGCAGCTCGCCATAATTGAAAAATTGGTCCAAAAACTTCAACTTCCGGTAAAAATTCACGGCGTACCTATTTTCCGCGAAAAAAGCGGCCTTGCAATGAGTTCGCGCAATATGCGCTTAAGTCCGCCACAGCACGACGCTTCGAAAGTTATTTATGAAACTTTGCAAAAAGTAAATGACTGGTTTCGGATTCTAACAGTTCCGGAAATCAACAAAAGAGTAAAAGATATTTTCGAAGACCAGCGCGGCATGACGCTGGAATATTTCACCATTGCTGATGAACAAACCCTGAAGGAAACCGACTTTTTCTACAAAGGACATAATTACCGCGCCTTCATCGTGGTTTTGGTAAATGATGTAAGACTTATCGATAATCTGCATCTGGATTAAACATCAAAAGTCTTCCTGTTGGGAAGACTTTTGAACACCAAATCACAAAATATTAATATGAAAAAAATTACTTTCAGCAAGTAATTAGTGACCCGGCTGGGATTCGAACCCAGGACCCATACATTAAAAGTGTATTGCTCTACCAGCTGAGCTACCGAGTCTTTTTTAACTAAAAATCAAGAATTAATAATTAAAAAATTGTGTTGAATTTATAAGAATTTTTGTTCTTAATTATTCATTTTTTTTTGCAGTGCCTGCGACTGGACTCGAACCAGCACATCCATAGGAAACCACCCCCTCAAGATGGCGTGTCTACCAATTTCACCACGCAGGCAAAAAAAATCCGTAAAACTTACGGAATTTTTTCACTTGTGACCCGGCTGGGATTCGAACCCAGGACCCATACATTAAAAGTGTATTGCTCTACCAGCTGAGCTACCGAGTCGGTCACCATTAAAACTGAACAATTTTATTCTCGTTTTAAAGTGGTGCAAAGATACTTCTTTTTTTAAAATCTCAAAATATTTTAGGTACTTTGTATAAAATAAAAAGATGATAATTTCCCTGATCGG encodes the following:
- a CDS encoding glycogen/starch synthase translates to MPNQKILYVTTEMFPYQEDSNMATMVSKMALKMHQEGNDVRVFMPRFGQISERKFQLHEVIRLSGMNIIINDLDQPLIIKVASLPGERLQVYFIDNEEYFKRKQFYIDETGAAFPDNDERAIFFARGVIETIKKLNWVPDVIHLNGWMASFIPVYLKSFYKNDSYFNDTKLVLSVYNEENLPLSESVEEKMKFDNITGLSAFKNPNFHNFVIESMNLVDVVVKGDEFLQDDLEAGFEKSTSTKSEYLDPEAILNLY
- the glmS gene encoding glutamine--fructose-6-phosphate transaminase (isomerizing) codes for the protein MCGIVGYTGFQDAYEVVINGLRRLEYRGYDSAGIVLDGDDTSFEVAKTKGKVDDLVAISKNLAGKANVGMGHTRWATHGVPSDSNSHPHLSNNGRIALVHNGIIENYDTIKIMLTEKGFTFKSETDTEVLVNLIEYVMDVNKDFDFPTAVRYALNEVYGAYAITVMHDDFPGLLVVARLGSPLAIGLGTNEYFIASDASPFVEFTKEAVYLEEGHMATISLEKGVDIRNIKDNVKITPEVQQLKLSLEQIEKGGYEHFMLKEIFEQPKSIHDTLRGRLLVEEGIIKMAGIWDHLERLNQAQKITIIACGTSWHAGLIGEYLIEEFARIPVEVEYASEFRYRNPIISEKDIVIAISQSGETADTMAAIKMAKEKGAFVYGICNVVDSSISRVTDAGSYTHAGPEIGVASTKAFTAQLTVLSLIALKLGKHNGKLSNQEFMRLITELDSLPKKVQEVLETTNEQVKEIAKNFIEAQNFLYLGRGYNFPAALEGALKLKEISYIHAEGYPAAEMKHGPIALIDENMPIVIIAPKQGHYDKIVSNVQEIKARKGRVIALVNKGDTQVSSVADFVIEFPETSECFSPIIASIPLQLLSYYIAVYRGANVDQPRNLAKSVTVE
- a CDS encoding DUF4270 family protein → MIKNFQKIFRAAAVLALGSVILWSCEPDPDQLGSQFFQDGAEATQKSYPLIAYTVNNNDTIRTDGSRLQSATLGAFTEPQFGLQKSSYVTQIRLSSTSPDFGTNAVLDSAVLVLKPAYAADSVTTTTTEDYVFPDGAVAAKKVVNTYPVTKYGKAKRLLNIKVEEVTEFLGANDRQIRSNKTVSTGETLGTQVFDGSISSVKVTKDTDNSVLYERTPAIRIPLDNAFFQTKIINKSKSPELADVASFIRYIKGIKVSVTENDGYIFNFDPNTVEINLYYKSDKVEGSTTTRPQSVFVLNAGAGNTHFNQIINDRAGTPSAAAVAVSDTINGAPKVYAQGMGGPGIGLRVPEETIASVRTMYEKDKIGIIAAKMRIYTDVENWSNNYKNH
- the panC gene encoding pantoate--beta-alanine ligase → MEIFTAKKPFTDFIERQKEMGKKIGFAPTMGALHQGHLSLYSRAKKENDLIIASIFVNPTQFNNPQDLEKYPRTVERDLKLLEQTGEVDAVYLPETTDIYPDGLKSKSYDFDGLEDVMEGKSRPGHFDGVGTVVEELLRQVQPDNAYFGEKDYQQLAIIEKLVQKLQLPVKIHGVPIFREKSGLAMSSRNMRLSPPQHDASKVIYETLQKVNDWFRILTVPEINKRVKDIFEDQRGMTLEYFTIADEQTLKETDFFYKGHNYRAFIVVLVNDVRLIDNLHLD
- the porK gene encoding T9SS ring complex lipoprotein PorK/GldK — translated: MKRVLLILLSASAVISCSRGGGSAGKPGSKGELIAKRTGKSFTAERPYGMVAIPAGSFVMGLADQDFTNTPEKAPLKTVTVSSFFMDETEITNGQYKVFVDYVRDSIARSLLAEAAGDGSGGGNGTSITDYAYASKKAGDNRTAYQEYLESQGGRDGYDESKKLDWSVPLKWNTNDYPDAQYAEILESMYIPQAERINNERLIDTRKLQYAFQWEDMAQAVKDNSRGANYLKKESIAVYPDTTVWIKDFSYAYNEPLYDGYFWHKSYKDYPVVGVTWDQARAFCNFRSKLKSDYNESLKRKKQKPMAFRLPTEAEWEYAARGGKENATYPWGGPYLQDDRGCYLANFKPRRGNYIEDDKKGWTYTAPVKSFHRNGFGLYDMAGNVSEWTQSPYNNSTYQFASTLNPYLAGEAAKEPRKSVRGGSWKDVGYLLMTGYRDFERKDSARSYIGFRTVQDIPDGSVKFKKRTR